CTCGTGACGGGCGTCGGGCAGGGCTTCGGGCGCGCGATCGCGCTCGGGTGGGGCCGGGCCGGGTACGACGTGGTGTGCGCCGACCGCGACGTCGCCCTCGCCAGCAAGACCGCCGCGGAGGTCGAGGAGGTCGGGGGCCAAGCGATCCCCGTGCAGCTCGACGTGACGGTCCCCCTCGACGTACGCCAGGCGTTCGCGAAGGTCGACGAGCTCTTCGGTCGCCTCGACGGCGTCGTGCACGTCGCGTCCCGGGGCGGGGACGGCGACGCGACGACCCTCGCCGACGGGGCGTTCGGGGAGCTCGTCGACGAGGTGCTGCGCAGCAGCCACCTGGTGCTCCGCAACGCCGGCCGTCGCATGGAGGACGGCTTCGTCCTCGTCGTCGGGCCCGACGCGGCGTCCGACGAGCCGCACGACGCCATGACCCGCGCCGGTCTCGCGGCGCTCGTCCGCGGCTACGTCCCGCGCCTCGCGCACCTCCGCCTCGGGCTCGTGACGCCCTCGCGCCCCGCGAGCGACCCGCACCACGACGCGCCCCTCGTGGACGCCGCGCTGTTCCTGGGCGGGCCCGGCGGGGTGGGCCTGCCCGGCGCGACCCTCGACGTCACCCTCCCGCCGCCCCCCCGCCGCGTCGAACGCCTCCTTCCCGAAGTCCAGGCGGCGCTGGGCCACCCGAGCGAAGCCGACGACGAGGCCGACGCGGACGCGACCGACGACGGGCCCGACGCCCCGTGGGACGACGAGGACGCGCCGTCCGCCGATGCGGCCTGGGACGCCCCCGACGGCCCGGCGTGGGTCGCAGCGGACGGGGTCCGG
This sequence is a window from Trueperaceae bacterium. Protein-coding genes within it:
- a CDS encoding SDR family oxidoreductase, which gives rise to MNDGGVVLVTGVGQGFGRAIALGWGRAGYDVVCADRDVALASKTAAEVEEVGGQAIPVQLDVTVPLDVRQAFAKVDELFGRLDGVVHVASRGGDGDATTLADGAFGELVDEVLRSSHLVLRNAGRRMEDGFVLVVGPDAASDEPHDAMTRAGLAALVRGYVPRLAHLRLGLVTPSRPASDPHHDAPLVDAALFLGGPGGVGLPGATLDVTLPPPPRRVERLLPEVQAALGHPSEADDEADADATDDGPDAPWDDEDAPSADAAWDAPDGPAWVAADGVR